Proteins co-encoded in one Astyanax mexicanus isolate ESR-SI-001 chromosome 1, AstMex3_surface, whole genome shotgun sequence genomic window:
- the gtf3aa gene encoding general transcription factor IIIAa, whose amino-acid sequence MRQKSYFCSFSGCQAVYDKEWKLEAHLCKHTGVRPFACQYESCSKSFCSKSHLARHALTHTGERPYRCTEEGCTEGFTTNANLRKHISRKHKLEVKQYICTFEGCGKTFKKNNRLKIHECTHTQLLPYQCSHEGCERRFACPSKQKRHEKVHKGYPCSEEDCSFVGKTWTELLQHRKSHIAKVACDQCNRKFTDEWVLKQHQRVHGKERVVFRCPREGCQRSYTTAFNLQNHILSFHQEERAFTCPQPGCGKSFCMRQSLQRHSVVHDPERKKQKKPRPKRSLASRLSGYKPSKTRPAENGKPHKSTSSATSKSARSKSGRGQATSQSEPPEDIYDTRTSPELTKIRTNASHELNPTNADITPSSPPRMEGTETGQSEVTDSDSMIVLILEPLMLNSPAMSQSQPTEMYNTDISQSEPFRSETAMMSQSGPTQLESTMISQVEPLVTSQFESTISQLEPTKCKNVVISQLEPSKLENTVNSQLESSKFENTVNSQLESSEFENTVNSHLEPSKFENTVNSQLESSKFENIVNSQLEPSKFEKTVNSQVEPNTFQNTFISQSELIDFGKIAKDQSHPLQT is encoded by the exons AGGCCGTTTGCGTGTCAGTATGAGAGCTGCAGTAAATCATTCTGCTCTAAATCACATCTCGCACgccacgctctcacacacaccggCGAGAGACCCTACAG GTGTACTGAGGAAGGATGTACAGAAGGTTTTACTACGAACGCCAATTTGAGGAAACACATTTCACGTAAACACAAGCTGGAGGTGAAGCAGTATATA TGTACGTTTGAAGGCTGTGGTAAAACATTTAAGAAGAACAACCGGCTGAAGATTCATGAATGCACTCACACTCAACTTCTGCCCTATCA ATGCTCTCATGAAGGCTGTGAAAGACGGTTTGCATGCCCCAGCAAACAGAAACGACATGAGAAAGTGCATAAAG GTTACCCCTGCTCAGAGGAGGACTGTTCATTCGTAGGGAAGACCTGGACTGAACTGCTGCAGCACAGGAAATCCCATATAG cgAAAGTGGCGTGTGATCAGTGTAACAGGAAGTTTACAGATGAGTGGGTACTGAAGCAGCACCAGCGGGTACACGGTAAGGAGCGGGTGGTGTTCCGCTGCCCGCGGGAGGGGTGCCAGCGCTCCTACACCACCGCCTTCAACCTGCAGAACCACATCCTGTCCTTCCACCAGGAGGAGCGCGCCTTCACCTGCCCCCAGCCCGGCTGCGGGAAGTCCTTCTGCATGAGG CAAAGTTTACAGCGCCACTCTGTGGTTCATGATCCTGAGAGGAAGAAACAG AAGAAGCCCCGCCCCAAACGATCTCTAGCCTCACGTCTGAGTGGCTACAAACCTTCAAAAACCCGCCCAGCAGAAAACGGCAAACCTCACAAATCTACATCATCAGCTACCAGCAAATCAGCACGCTCCAAATCAGGGCGGGGTCAAGCCACGAGCCAATCAGAACCTCCTGAAGATATTTATGATACCAGGACCTCACCAGAACTCACGAAGATCAGGACAAATGCATCACATGAACTCAACCCCACCAATGCTGACATCACCCCATCAAGCCCACCCAGGATGGAGGGCACCGAAACCGGCCAATCAGAAGTCACAGATTCAGACAGTATGATTGTTCTCATATTAGAACCCCTCATGTTAAACAGTCCGGCAATGAGCCAATCACAACCCACGGAAATGTATAATACAgacatcagccaatcagagccctTTAGATCTGAGACTGCAATGATGAGCCAATCAGGACCCACCCAATTGGAATCTACAATGATAAGTCAAGTGGAACCTTTAGTAACCAGCCAATTCGAGTCTACAATAAGCCAATTGGAACccacaaaatgtaaaaatgtagtgATCAGCCAATTAGAACCCTCCAAACTTGAGAATACTGTAAATAGCCAATTAGAGTCCTCCAAATTTGAGAATACTGTAAATAGCCAATTAGAATCCTCCGAATTTGAGAACACTGTGAATAGCCATTTAGAACCCTCCAAATTTGAGAATACTGTGAATAGCCAATTGGAATCCTCCAAATTTGAGAATATTGTGAATAGCCAATTAGAACCCTCCAAATTTGAGAAAACCGTTAATAGCCAAGTAGAAcccaacacatttcaaaatacatttataaGCCAATCAGAACTCATTGATTTTGGGAAAATAGCAAAAGACCAATCACATCCCCTCCAGACTTGA
- the mtif3 gene encoding translation initiation factor IF-3, mitochondrial: MSLGCLRLALCHAVRALHQPVCSSSPASLLLPPCRPLGGYLSAYLGVALQQWSRFCTEAGGPEGGVAIKPQKKKHNPNARVTIGSVGRRIFQPRVQLLGEEGEELGVVQRQEVLKMMDDSGLKLVVVNERSNPPVYRLMTGKQIHEEQVKLKEKQKFKTTGSVQVKELTLYSGIASHDLENKLKQAASWLEKKHHIKLTLRAKHGSSSETALNTVLDQMVEKISVPVGFVSTSRLISEGRAATCILRPPSAKELAKAAKQRTQNPTEPPRPEPPRPEPGITESTASTSVPGPPKDSEQQ; this comes from the exons ATGTCTCTGGGTTGTCTGAGGTTGGCACTGTGCCATGCGGTGCGGGCACTACACCAGCCTGTTTGCTCCAGCAGCCCAGCATCTCTCCTGCTGCCACCCTGCAGACCCCTGGGCGGGTACCTGAGTGCGTACCTGGGCGTGGCCCTGCAGCAGTGGAGCCGGTTCTGCACAGAAGCAGGGGGCCCTGAGGGGGGCGTGGCCATCAAACCCCAGAAGAAGAAACACAACCCGAACGCCAGGGTAACCATCGGCAGCGTGGGCCGGAGGATCTTCCAGCCCCGCGTGCAGCTGCTGGGCGAGGAGGGGGAGGAGCTGGGCGTGGTGCAGCGGCAGGAGGTTCTGAAGATGATGGACGACAGCGGTCTGAAACTGGTGGTAGTAAACGAGCGCTCGAACCCACCGGTGTACCGACTCATGACCGGAAAACAGATCCACGAAGAGCAGGTGAAGCTGAAGGAGAAGCAGAAATTCAAAACTACAG GTAGTGTCCAGGTGAAAGAACTGACTCTATACTCAGGTATTGCCTCACATGATCTGGAGAATAAACTGAAGCAGGCAGCGAGCTGGCTGGAGAAAAAACATCACATCAAACTGACTCTGAGAGCAAAGCATGGCTCCAGCAGTGAGACAGCTTTG AACACAGTTCTGGACCAGATGGTGGAGAAGATCTCTGTACCCGTGGGATTTGTGTCGACATCCAGACTGATAAGCGAGGGTCGAGCTGCTACTTGTATCCTGCGCCCGCCGTCCGCCAAGGAACTGGCCAAAGCAGCAAAACAGAGAACCCAGAACCCCACAGAACCACCCCGACCAGAACCACCCCGACCAGAACCGGGCATAACCGAGAGCACTGCCTCCACCTCAGTGCCTGGACCTCCAAAAGACTCAGAGcagcagtaa